The proteins below come from a single Felis catus isolate Fca126 chromosome A1, F.catus_Fca126_mat1.0, whole genome shotgun sequence genomic window:
- the MED7 gene encoding mediator of RNA polymerase II transcription subunit 7, which translates to MGEPQQVSALPPPPMQYIKEYTDENIQEGLAPKPPPPIKDSYMMFGNQFQCDDLIIRPLESQGIERLHPMQFDHKKELRKLNMSILINFLDLLDILIRSPGSIKREEKLEDLKLLFVHVHHLINEYRPHQARETLRVMMEVQKRQRLETAERFQKHLERVIEMIQNCLASLPDDLPHSEAGMRVKTEPMDADDSNNCTGQNEQQRENSGHRRDQIIEKDAALCVLIDEMNERP; encoded by the coding sequence ATGGGTGAGCCACAACAAGTGAGTGCCCTTCCGCCACCTCCAATGCAGTACATCAAGGAATATACAGATGAAAATATTCAGGAAGGCCTAGCTCCCAAGCCTCCACCTCCAATAAAAGACAGTTATATGATGTTTGGCAATCAGTTCCAATGTGACGATCTTATCATTCGCCCTTTAGAAAGTCAGGGCATCGAACGACTTCATCCTATGCAGTTTGATCACAAGAAAGAACTGAGAAAACTCAATATGTCTATTCTTATTAATTTCTTAGACCTCTTAGATATCTTGATAAGAAGCCCTGGGAGTATAAAACGAGAAGAGAAGCTAGAAGATCTTAAGCTGCTTTTTGTGCATGTGCATCATCTCATAAATGAATACCGACCCCACCAAGCAAGAGAAACATTGAGAGTCATGATGGAGGTGCAGAAACGTCAACGCCTTGAAACAGCTGAACGGTTTCAAAAGCACTTGGAGCGAGTCATTGAGATGATTCAGAATTGCTTGGCTTCTTTGCCTGATGATTTGCCCCATTCAGAAGCAGGGATGAGAGTAAAAACTGAACCAATGGATGCTGATGATAGCAACAATTGTACTGGACAGAAtgaacagcaaagagaaaattcAGGTCATAGGAGAGACCAGATTATAGAGAAAGATGCTGCCTTGTGTGTCCTCATtgatgaaatgaatgaaagaccatGA